One window from the genome of Leucobacter aridicollis encodes:
- a CDS encoding Hsp20/alpha crystallin family protein, which produces MALTFDPFTELERVATGMLQARTAPRAMPVDLYRDQDRYFLTADMPGIDPGSLDIDVDGQLLTIRAYRSGANSDGVKWLTQERPEGAYLRQFSIGEGIDTENISATYKDGVLSVILPLNAKAKPRKIEVAMPSTEAAEGKSITA; this is translated from the coding sequence ATGGCACTGACATTTGACCCTTTCACTGAGCTCGAACGAGTCGCCACCGGCATGCTGCAGGCGCGCACCGCGCCACGCGCCATGCCCGTTGATCTCTACCGAGACCAGGACCGATACTTCCTGACAGCTGATATGCCAGGAATCGACCCAGGCAGCCTCGATATTGACGTCGACGGCCAGCTACTCACGATCCGCGCTTACCGTTCAGGCGCGAACTCCGACGGCGTGAAGTGGCTGACACAGGAGCGCCCCGAGGGCGCCTACTTGCGACAGTTCAGCATCGGCGAAGGCATCGATACCGAGAACATCAGCGCCACCTACAAGGACGGTGTCCTCAGCGTCATCCTTCCGCTGAACGCAAAGGCAAAGCCGCGGAAGATCGAGGTAGCAATGCCGTCGACTGAAGCAGCCGAGGGGAAGTCGATCACCGCCTAA